The Budorcas taxicolor isolate Tak-1 chromosome 2, Takin1.1, whole genome shotgun sequence genome window below encodes:
- the GPR17 gene encoding uracil nucleotide/cysteinyl leukotriene receptor — translation MNGFEVASPGLLPNSSLAPVEQCGQETPLENVLFASFYLLDFILAFVGNALALWLFIRDHKSGTPANVFLMHLAVADLSCVLVLPTRLVYHFSGNHWPFGEIPCRLTGFLFYLNMYASIYFLTCISADRFLAIVHPVKSLKLRRPLHAHLACAFLWVVVAVAMAPLLVSPQTVRTNHTVVCLQLYREKASQHALASLAVAFTFPFVTTVTCYLLVIRSLRQGPRVERRLKNKAVRMIAAVLAIFLVCFVPYHVHRSVYVLRYRGHRTSCAAQRALALGNRITSCLTSLNGALDPVMYFFVAEKFRDALRSLLCGKRLPGPPPSADGRTNESSLSARSEL, via the coding sequence ATGAATGGCTTCGAGGTGGCCTCCCCAGGTCTACTGCCCAACTCCTCCCTGGCCCCTGTGGAGCAATGCGGCCAAGAGACGCCCCTGGAGAACGTCCTCTTCGCCTCTTTCTACCTCCTGGATTTCATCCTGGCTTTCGTGGGCAACGCCCTGGCCCTGTGGCTCTTCATCCGGGATCACAAGTCCGGCACCCCGGCCAACGTGTTCCTGATGCACCTGGCCGTGGCCGACCTGTCCTGCGTGCTGGTCCTCCCCACCCGCCTGGTCTACCACTTCTCAGGGAATCACTGGCCGTTTGGGGAGATCCCATGCCGGCTCACGGGCTTCCTCTTCTACCTCAACATGTATGCCAGCATCTACTTCCTCACTTGCATCAGCGCTGACCGCTTCCTGGCCATCGTGCACCCCGTCAAGTCCCTGAAGCTCCGCAGGCCGCTCCACGCCCACCTGGCCTGCGCCTTCCTCTGGGTGGTGGTGGCCGTGGCAATGGCCCCGCTGCTGGTGAGCCCGCAGACCGTGCGGACCAACCACACGGTGGTCTGCCTGCAGCTGTACAGGGAAAAGGCCTCCCAGCACGCCCTGGCGTCCCTGGCCGTGGCCTTCACCTTCCCGTTCGTCACCACCGTCACCTGCTACCTGCTGGTCATCCGCAGCCTGCGGCAGGGCCCGCGCGTGGAGCGGCGCCTCAAAAACAAGGCGGTGCGCATGATCGCGGCGGTGCTGGCCATCTTCCTGGTCTGCTTCGTGCCCTATCACGTCCACCGCTCCGTCTACGTGCTGCGCTACCGCGGCCACCGCACCTCGTGCGCCGCGCAGCGCGCTCTGGCGCTCGGCAACCGCATCACCTCCTGCCTCACCAGCCTCAACGGTGCGCTGGACCCCGTCATGTACTTCTTCGTGGCCGAGAAGTTCCGAGATGCCCTGCGCAGCCTGCTGTGTGGCAAGCGGCTCCCAGGGCCGCCGCCCAGCGCCGACGGGAGGACCAACGAGAGCTCGCTGAGCGCCAGGTCGGAGCTGTGA